TGGACTTACAAGAAGGGAAAACAAGAGCTAACCCAAtcgaaattacaaaaaaagattcgggaaaacccaaaaaaaaccccaaaCAGGGAAAAAGCCgacatcttagtccactataattattccatgtaataatccttcttattaaatactagtttaataaggttgtaacttccaatgtgggataattaactctcttaattattcacTAAGCTTCTCTTatagctcattaagtttgcaattttgcacaactttaatccattatttctcactcatcgggaatcggatttgagaaaataaatataccacggtcatctactccaaACGTAGATCGacactatattatttaatttcacaaaattaaatatctcgttgaaattataattggtcaaagttcATTGACCGGGCATAGATCCCAACATGAAGATCGTCTCAACTGAAGACGGAGGAAGCATGTGTAAGAACAGAAGCATCTACAACACAAAGGGTGATGCTGAGATTAGTGAGGAGAAGATTAAGGAAGGAAAGGAGAAGGCAATGTCTATGTTCAAGGCCATTGAGGCTTACCTCCTTGCCAATCCTGATGCCTAAAAGCTTCAATTATACACTGCCATCATGCATGTTTGaaaactactactattttttgtgattttgtttcttgtttcttcGACTTTGCATTTCCAATAACATGTACCTATTTTCGATGTTTTCTTCTAATCAAAGGgttctttgattttttatacaGTGTCAACGAGATTAATGttatttccaattttctaCTTATTGAGCATTTGTTGGCACgttatataattatgaaataaaatgtcCATCGATCAGTAAATACATCTCATTAATTTCCTAAGTTAATAGCTATTTAAATCCGGTCAAATTTTGGTTCATcctatgaaatttaaaatttaaatattaaattttcaattttcaatttttctcaattgtccttttatatactaaatgtatatatgatattcaaatttgcatttttaattaaaataagaacaaaaagtaattaaaagaaaataaaagaaaaaaatacttattttaataaattcgTATGTTTGAATATCATTCGGAGAcagcattttatatattgataggaaaattgagaaaaaaatgataattcataatttaatattccaattttaaactTCGTGGAACGAATCTGAtcgaatttgaccaaattttataatttaaatagctAGTATTAATAAACCTCTCATATATTAACGAGACATATTTTCTAATTGATGGACATTTTATCCCTGTTATCTTATGTAGTGCTAATCGATGTAGAGGTGACAATGTCACTTCATAAAATCGTGGTCTCGCTGCGCCAAAAATAATCTTGTTCCTAAGAAATTTTTTGTACCTAGCTTACAGAAATGCATTCAAAACTCTAGCTCTACTGACaaagaaatgaattaaatagaGTTAGCAACAAACTTGATTTACCAATAAGTATTGGATATCTTTAACACGGGGATTAGACAAATTTGAAAACGAGTCCATATTTCGATAATCTATATTTGGACGACTAAGTAGGTATGATGATATTACTTAATCTCCTAATACCCTTTgatcaatttataattaattaaatcaagttagaaatttattaaaaagaccCATTCCATAACTTATTTTGATCCCTAACTAAACCAAtaatacgctcggattttacACAGTTTTAAGGTCATTATTTGGTCTATTTTGAGTGTCAaggttgcattacatgtctattatttgcatattttatccattttgatattttgacgtgttttatgagaaatatgcaaaatagTGCTGAAAAATGGCATAAAAACGTCAACTCTGGAAGCTGGAACTGAAGCGCAACCCAGCGGCCCGCTGGACCCATGCCAGCGGTCACCGCAACGAGTCCAGAGGGTTCTGGAGCTGTCCAGCGGCCCGCCGGGCCCGGTCGCGCACAACAGCCTGtgttcaaattcaattttccgGTGATCCCGATCAGGGCATTCTATATGTCAAtatcttcgtcttcgaaagagttTCGCGTTGTTAACAAGAtcatctcaatcggagttatgtggagaaagttatggttgttctaccaaagtcgcgcAAAGCTGTCAAGTGCAGAATTCTAGGcggaaatttaaagaaggaaagaagatattttgtgaagccaaatcttttccttaaCTATGGGACACGAAATTTACCTTCTCCAAACCTTTTTCAAGCCTATAAACACcccataacctaattcatattATTCACCAATCTTAGAGCCTTAATTTTTATCCCCTACATTACACATaaattcctccatcttctaCAAGGGAGCATAGAATTAAAGGGAGATCAAGCAAGAGCAAGATTAATTATTCCGGGTTTTATCTAGTTTTTGTTAGATTGAACATGTCTTATTttgcttatatttatttagattatcTGTCTATGGATAGCTAAACTTATACAATCATATGGGATGAAAGTAATTGACTCTATGTAgttctttttgttttgtttaatgttcagaactcattttactttaattattccTTGGTTTATATTTAACTGCTTGGTTGTTACTTTGATTATTGTTAATTTCTTATCGATGATGACTTTGAgtggtttatattttatgtatcaATGCAATATTTGTGACATGAGTGTTGATACACGATAGGAATAACTCTAGTAGAGTTTGAGTCGGATGAACATAGAACTAAATAGTTAGAATTACTAATGAGTTGATGAAATCACTACCCTAGGATTCCCTTGTCTCATCTGCTTTCTCAAACCAAGTTAACTGCAAACTGTGAAGTTGTTTCACTGTTTTCATTTAATAGCTttctttacttgcttttattttctgtttttcttagtttaatcAAGTCTCAAGTGTGTATCCAAATAGTATATGAGACTGAGTATGTGGTAGACAGTCTGTAAATTTATTCCTCATGTTCGATATCCCAGTACAGActtttagctatactagatctaccttgtatacttgcaggtatttttagtattaataaaaagtgcatcaacctattactccatttgtttGCCATTGggagttatatttttttctgataagaatttatacaatatataaaaggggagttttggggtATTTAGGAAAATAAGGAGAGTTTTGAGGGTATTTAGGGAAATgtctttttaaaatagatattattatttaaatataactattttttttttaaactgtATTGTAATATAGTAAATATTAGATATTTACATGAATGTCATTATATATAGCTACTTGGATTGTGATACATTAGTTTCATAATTAGTGGATAAAAGTTggttatttagtttttataattagtGGATTAGTGGTATAGTTAGTACTACTGCATATAAATATGCAGACAATATAATTAGatattgagaaaataattaatttatgcagATTGGGTCgaaatattttatcttggTTTAGTAGAAATCGTACAAAAAGAATAGTGTTCCATTATCATCGATCCTCTTTCTCACTCACACACCCATTCATTTCTAATGCAAGCGACCACATTAACTTCATGTTTGTCAAATCAAGGTAAGAATTCAGTTGTTTCTTTGTCTCTAGCATTTGATTAACTCAAAATTAAGGGTTCAATAAAAGCAATTTTCATTAGTTTACAAATTCCTTTTCTTTAGTTTATCAAGTTTTCTAAATTTccataatttagttattttgttgGAGTTCGTAACAGATGGTCTTTTGTTATTCATGATTTTCTTTGTACATgtaatattacttttataatgaTCAGTTTCATTTTTCGTATAAGGAGTCATATATTTTTGGGGTTTGAATGTAgccaatttatttaatataatgagCAAGGGGGCGTCCTCCAGATCCAGTGGTTGTTCTCCAGACCACTGCGCTTCTGTTACGGATGTTTGCTTCCATCCCTTTGAGAGCACCCTTTCCAGTGGATCCACTTATGTTAAATGTTGATaagaaaataacaacataCCTTGACAATGTTAGAGGAAGTTCAATAAAGGAAGAATCAATTTCTGGGAGGACGCAAAATTCTGGAAGAAGACGTTGTGGTATGGAGACGCGATTTTATACATTAggttttatttgttaaagCTTCGTTTAGttatatatttcaatacatgagtttaattatatatttcaatacaTGAGTTTCATCAACCGATTACTAAAGTTGTTAATggaatatattatttacaCAAGTATATTATTGCTCttggtttatatatttattaattagttacgCTATGggatttcttaatttttttatttaatttatacaccgtattaatttaaactaattaatatcttaaataagtatgtgttatttgaaaatttatcaatttaaataaataaattttgatgtataataggataaagtataaacaaatcaaatgagaaatgaaaaagaaagaaattttatattcttttaattaaaataaaaattaaagtactaATGTTGATTAGAACATTGCATAACACAAAGTATAAGTTGACAGggtaatttatataaaatatatatgcaaaacTGGAAAAGTAAAGAAAGTAGGTGAATATGGATTTTGTTTTGAAGATTTGATGTAAATcattcatataaaattatcagTTCATAAATTTCTTCACCAAtacacattaattatttacaatttttaaaaatattttaatctgtGCATCGCACATATGTAATactagttttaataaatgttaagaaaagtgattaaaaaaagttagtagaaatatgaatgatataagttagtggaatatgaaagacctattaccatttatagtaaaaatgaaccaGGATTCCTATTCGTGAATagacttaaaaaaaataaaaacgagactcttattcgaagacaaatggagtagtataatataataagaagacaaatggagtagtatattataaatagagaaatgaaaatcaaatcacAATACTAGctatcatcattcatcatatATTTCGCCCCTTCATTTagagaattttgaattatCCTTTGCTCTCTCACCGCGATACTTTACCCTTTCCTAGACTTAAGGGTTTGATTAATCTATTAGTCAcacaatattcaaaatttgagtAAGGCTGACcgattaaataatttgaggTTTAGATTTATTAGTGGAGTAATGAGAGTTGCAAGCCATCGTCTATAAAAAAGTGGAATAACAATTAAGAGCTATATTTTGGTCCATACTCTCTAGGAAGCGtgcttaattattttagatatagaTATGCTATTTGTCTATTTGTATTCtagtcaattttttattttctaaaaaacacgtaaattttcagaaattattttataagatCCATGAGAATGAGATCCTCAACATATCCTCGGCAGTAAGCATGCATGCATGCTcaaatatcattaatttatttcactaaCCTTTTCTATTGGGGTTCGTTTGGTACTCCTGTATTGCCCAGGAAATGGCTTGTTTCTGGTCAAACTCTATCGTTTGATACATATGAGTACTTACTGTCGGGCCCGTGAAAGTAGCAAGGCCCATGTATCTATTCCCACTTACAGCAGTTACCTTTTCGGTGCCTACCCCTCCGATATTTTTCTGCTgtgtcaagaaaaaaaaatctttccAATATTTGCCCTTCTAATATTCTCTTATGCATTCCATATTTCTTATCACTACAGCTTTCTCCAATGAATCCATTGTTTTTGTGTAGAGAACTTTCATTGGTTATTTGGCTATGTAGTTACATTTTACGAAATATTTGAATCTGTTTGACAAAAAGACGTGGTGTCGAGTACAGATCTGAACCGACTGAACACCCAAAATGTCGTCGGCGTCTTAGTCCATtgaattgtgattattttctGGCAGATTTGCGAATCGacaaagaaaaggaaataacttATTATCTAAGGCAGGTTCTTGAAGATGAAGCTGCAATTGGTGAACgatttgaagaaggaaagagGGCCAACTATTTCAGGCGAAAAACTCATCAGCTTCTTGAAGAAGAGCAAAGCCTGGCTGTTAAGATTTGAAGAAAGTGAAGCagctaaattttttttttttaatcacatgagttaagattttaattttttagggGCTATTGATGGGAGTGCGAGAACATTGGTTTTTAACAGTATATGATATTTGATGGGTTTTTTTGCTGTCATTGATTCAATTGAGGATGATTTCTAAATGAATGTTTTTTTGCTTCCATTGATTACAGTAAGGGTAGGTTTGaaatgatcaattttttttttatttttggcatgACAGTTAATGagattaaaaataagtaaCACTGTAATTCTAATTGACACTTCATGTTTCTGGCTTAATATCACTAGCGTAACAAACATACAAGCTAGAAAATAATTTCAGCACATTTCTGgtcaattattttgattattttcttagGTGCTATTTTCATGACGGGGTTATCACAGTATTCTTTAAACTTGAATGGCCAAAAAGTATAACGTGTAATTACCGATAAACGGagtactccttccatccctgaaaagtatggactatttcattttagtccgtcccttaaaaagtatgaactttctaatttggAAACTCATGTCTCTCTAACGAGATGaaactcattctccactaacaatactttaaaaactttttctttctatctctttcttactttttcaattatgcattaaagcTCGTGTCAAActaaatgttcatattttttaaagaacagatggagtattatgcAATTGGATgaactattaaaataaagttagtaGGAATATTTGACATTCTAGATGATGTTGGCTATGATCCCATATGAAGGAATGAATTCATAATGTGAAGCCATGCCCTTCCCATTTGAATGCATATAAAATAGTTAACGTTCTTAGCATACACAATGTAGCCAAGCTGTATAAATAATGTATGGAATATGTACCTACCAAACAATAATAAGTTGTAACATCACAATAGTCgctccaaaaatataaaattaaagaaatgaaTAAGATATTCTACAGCAACTATGCGAAGAATGGTCAATATAGGCACGCCATGCGCATTAATTTAACACTATCGACCAAAAGAGAGCGTAAACATTTTTATTCTACTACTCCTTGTTAGTTGTTACACACTCAAGCCCACGCAATTAAGAAAGAGTACCTTCGATTCTATGCTATAAATAGGGAGCTCATATTCTCTCATTTTCCCATCTCACTAAGCCACATTTCACAAATCTTCTTACTTATAACTCccttttctcattttacttcAACTAATCATGGGTGCCATCACTTACGATATTGAGATCCCTTCCTCCATCCCGGCCGCTAAGATTTTTAAGGCCGTGGTGCTCGATGTTGACACCCTCGTCCCCAAGATCATGCCTCAGGCAATCAAGAATGTCGAGATCTTGGAAGGGGATGGTGGCGTTGGGACCATCAAGCTTATCCATTTTGGCGAAGGGAGTCAATAAAAGAGCGTGAAGCACCGCGTGGATGCCATCGACAAGGAGAACTTGACCCACAGTTACAGCATAATCGAGGGCGATGTTCTTGGAGGAGTTATTGAATCCGTTACTTATCATGTGAAGATCGTCCCAACTGAAGATGGAGGAAGCATTTGTATGAACAGAAGCATCTACAACACAAAGGGTGATGCTGAGATTAGTGAGGAGAAGATCAAGGAAGGAAAAGAGAAGGCCATGGCTATGTTCAAGGCCATTGAAGCTTACCTCCTTGCCAATCCCGATGCCTAAAAGCTTCAATTATACACACCCCTACATGCTTGAAAACTATTGTTTTgtgtgattttgtttctttgtttcttCGACTTTGTATTTTCCAATAACatgcatttttgttgtattcTTCTCATCAAAGGGTTCTTTTTTCCTATATAAAAACTACATCAAGTTGTCAACTAACTAGCGTTATTTCTACTTATTCAAAAAGATCACTGAAAGTACAATTCACGTCGTACTCACCAGTTAGATCAACGATATTGGCATTGAGGTTCTCATCAAtgctagtatttatttttgttatatcaTTCTATTAAATAAGTTTCTGTATTAAATGTGGCAGAAATCATTAGaagttttagttttatgtgATATTACGAAGCTCTAACCTGGCCTAGCTAGGACCGAACTCATATCATTCCCCTGTTCTTAGTTGCAATTCATGGAACACCACTGGGCACTTGGAGCATTGACTTCTCTTTCTGCCATTTTCTCTAACACCTGAAACGTCAGAAAAAATTGCAGACCTAACTTAGTAATGATTTGTATGCAAATACATGATCAGCAGTTAATCTTTTCCATCCACAAAAAACCTGGGAAGAGCATGTCATTGACGATTCATGCAACGAACTAGCAAGTTATCATTGCCCCATTCTTTTTGCTCCTCCAGAATCCTCTTGGCCGACTCCACGAGCGACATTCTCACTATTCCCTTCACCTCAATCAGTTCAAGTGTTGGAATTTCTCCAATACCTTCGGGCACTTCAGAGAGCTCCCAACAGTCATCGAGCACTAGACACTTGAGCATTGGGAAATGGCTACTTTCAGTTATCCAAAGCTTGAGACCAGACTTTTCTATCAACAGAAATTCCAGCTGAGTCAACTCTCCTTCAGTCGTTTCCCATGTGTCGCCTTTGCAAGCCCAGTGAGTTAGTTTGAGCATCCGAAGATTTGGCAATGAACCAACAACAGTCAGCTCCTCCCAAGGAAGAGGCACGCGACTTAACGTCAGCGTTTTCAGCGTCTTAGGAAAAGTGAACATGTCCTTTGGGAAAATTTCATTGCGCAAAGATGAATGAAGTTTCAAATCTACGAGTTGATGCAGAAGTACCAGATTGTTCAAGAAACTCTGGCCCGGATGACACCCAGAACaataaatttctaatttccTTAGGTTTGGGATCATTCTCAAAATCCTTTCACTACATATGGCATGTGAACTTAGAAAAAGTGTTTGGAGGTTTTCTAGACTAGAAGTTGTTCTTTCTTCAGGATCAGGTAGCCTTCCATAGAAGACAAGATGTCTTAATTGAGGCAAGGTCCAGATTTCCTGGGGCAAACAATCCCAATGAGCTTTAAAATGTCTCCATGCATTCATTGAATGAAGGGTTAAAGTTTGGAGATTATGAAGCATTGAAATTGCTGCAGGTATCCTTCCAAGATAGTACATAGCAAGGTATACTAGATGTAATAGGTCAAATAGTTCATATGGCAGTGATCTCACATACACATCCCCTAGATCCAATACCCTCAGCAATCTAAATCTTTCCAACATATGTGCTATAGATCTTCCATGGAAGCACAAAATTGTGTGGATGGTTAAGCTATCTATTTTAGAAAGGTATGGTAAACCCGAAGGAGAAACACTTACACGATGCTGATTTTCTCTGATTGCAAGAGGAAAATACCTCCTATCATGCCAACCCCTAAAATCCAAAAAGAACTTCCCTTCATGCGCTTTTCTTACACACAAATCTCGCATTAGATCATGGAGGCTGCAACTTTTGATCTCGCCATCAAACTTCCTTTTGTTAACCAAAACAAGATTTCGTCTGATGAGATCCTCCAAACACTCTTTTGCCTCTTCTTCTAAGCTTTTGGATCCATTGGGACATCTCACAAAGTTCTCAGCTACCCATAATAGTATGAGTTTTGAGACACGGATCTCATGATCTTCGGGAAACATTCCCATGTACAAGAAACATGGCCTCAGATAATGAGGCAAGTTAGTGTAACTCAGAGACAATATATTCTCAAACTGTCCCTTTGAAGTAACAGCTGATCTTACATCTTCTGCAATAGCCTTCCACGAAGCTAGATTCTCTCCGACTGCAGATAGCATTCCCGCAACAACGACAACTGCAAGAGGAAGTCCTCTACAGTTCCTTGCAATCTCCTCCACAATTCTCTCCAATTCCAGAGGACAATCTTGGTGACCAAACACCTTCTTCCGGAGCAGATGACAACTTTGATTTTCATCCATTAAACGCATCTCGTGAAGAGGGCTACAAGGGTCGGGATAAGCAGCAACATCGGTTAGTCTCGTGGTTAGCATGACTCGACTTCCATTACCATCATCGGGAAGTATAGCTCTTATCTCATCCCAAGCCTCCACACTCCAAATATCATCCATTATGATGAGATACCGTCTacatttcaagattttgaacACTTTTTCCCCAACCAATCCACCTAAACACGAATATCAAAATGCTGCCGGGTCAGTGGATcatcataaacaatttttgCAAGAGTGGTCTTGCCTATACCACCCATACCACAAATAGGGATAACTTGTAAATTGGGCGATTCTTCACACAATCGAGACTTCATTGCTATCAAATCTTCATGTAAACCAACCATAGAGTCGATAGATGGCAAACCTGctgcagaagaagaagcacCAATTTGCTCAGCATCTTTGATTGTGGCAGCTTTATTCTGCTTCATGTTCCTCACCTCCACACTGATTGGTAATCATTTTCACTTGGCgttttaatttggattttccTGCTAAAGCGGCACAGCACTGCGGTTGATTTTCCTCCGATATGATAGATACAATAATGGGTTCTGCTTCACGCGCAGCTTGCTTGATACGATCATACAAATTGCTGGGCGTCTCATCGGGGAATTCTTCCAGAAACTCTTTCAAGGAAATGAATGGTTCATAGATGGATCtaatttggtgttttttgCTATCAGAAACGGGATTAAGGAAGATGATTTCTGCAGTGGTTTGGGTTTGGGCAAGAGAATGAACGGCTGCATATGCCATCTTTGAGTTgataatccaaaaattgaGAATGAATTTTATGAAGTGTAGTTTAGTTTAGATACGGAACAAAAATCTTTGGTTTAAAATGTATccaatttaaatttacgtGGTCGTGGCCTCGTGGGGTCGCAGTCGcaacaaaaatcaaaccaaattaCTGAAACCTTGTTcactttataaaattactataataaaataaaatagtagtatacaTTAATTTACTAATGTATTAGTATTTATGAAGATAGAGtaaatttttggaatattttttgttgtaaattaaagattaagtaattattataatgaaattactattttaagtataataaaagaacatttaataatacaatatttaatcaatgttaatattttatttaaatattttaattcttacttaaaatattattaatggagGTAGTTTGGAATGTgttgaataagaaaaatacGAGTAGAATAAGAGAATGTAATGCAATATTTAAGCTTATTTAAGCTAATTTTATTCGATTTAATCATTTATGGATGAAATTACTCAATACTCTAATCACccctaaatattttaattgaaggTTTTACAATTTCTAAAAACACTTGAGCAAAAcataatacaaaattttttttgggagtttttaattaaaactagcTTTGGCAAAATAAGAACGAATTAAGCTTCGCATCTCAGGATGCAAAACAGTTGTATACTTCTCGAGCGGTGATAGTAGAATTTGCAGCGACAAACTAGAAATTTTGCACAAATGAGCATGACCGGAACTCGAGATGAATTATTCTTCGGAACATGGGTGAATCGGGAAGCGAGAATTGGCAGGCGGAACGAGGGAACTATTTTCAAATGCTAGGGTTTTCCTTTTATAGTGTGGCCTAATGAATCCTAGGTGGATAACCACCTATAATGTCTAAAAAAGTAATACAAATTGCTTACTATGGACAAAAGTTATTTTATAAGATCCTTGAAAATTAGAGATTTTCAATATATCTTCAGCATTAAGCatgcataaatataattaatttatttaacttattttctattataaactaatattactatttaaaaataaaatctatattTCACTAATGTTTTCTAACTCAAGTACATCAAGCTTCAATCACCAAAAAAAACACTGATATAAAATCACgaactaaaaagataataaacaAGATCAATTGGATgaactattaaaataaagtaatagtatGCCATTCTAGATTACTCTGATTGTATATAAAGGAATGGATCATGCATTCCAATTTGCAATGTACCGgctttaaaaatagaaactctctTTACTTTAGTATGtcttctaaaaaaattatattttaaaaaacttttaaaatatattaatcgtacatattattttatttataacttatactATTAACACACTATTAATAATGTGGAtctcataatccactaacacaactctattattttctttctttctcttaaatttttttattgaaaaatgtattattttaaaagtatttatatttggaaaatgaatggagtatataaaatggataaagttttttttttctttctttctttagCTAGCCAAGCGGtatatctaatttataaaagtgTACGTAATAAATTGTAAACATCAATATATCgttccaaaaaaatcaaactaaagaAATGAATTAAGAACTTCTACAGCAACTATGTGAAGACTGGTCAGGTCAATATAGGCACGCCATGCGCACTAATTTCACACTATCGACCGACAGAAAGCCTAGACATTTTTATTCAACTACTCCTGGTTGCACACATAAGCCCACATAATTAAGAAAGAGAACCTTCGATTCTGATTTGGTCAATGGAATTTGTCCAATATAAATGTgacgagacatttaattttgtaaaattaaatgcaatagCGACGATCTACTTTTGGAGTAGATGTccgtggtatattcattttctctaaaccgattcccggtgagtgagaaaattatgaattaaagtTTGTCACAGTGATGAGCTATAAAGGAGCTATGAGATAAAATTAAGGGATTAATTaaaagagttaattatcccacattggtgGAGAGAACCTTATTAAACATTGATTTAATAAGATGAATTATTAtgtgtaataattatagtggaacCAAGTGCACAACAGGTGCTAAAAGGTCCACGACGAAGCCCGACGTATAGCGGGTCCCAAGCGGTCCACGACGGACCCCGATGCATAGCGGGTGACAAAAGGTCCCTGATGGACCCGACGCATCGTGTGCCAAAAGGTCCACGATGAATCCCGTCGTGTAGCGTGTCCAAATGCGTCATGTCTCTCTTGCTCCCGTAACGGCTAGTAACCCCCGGCGGTTACAGTCAAATCCATCATGGCACACATAATGGCCGTTGACTCCATCAAGCTTAATGAGTGGACTTGGCTTATAAATAGGCATGCATCCATTGCATTCTACACACAACACTAGACACAAAAGATTGCATATCATTTGCATAGCTCTCTCCATCTCTTTGCATAGTCTTCCATCGAAGCTACCCTCGCCATcatccagttcgccggagcttGTTATGTTTGCGGTGTTGCAACGAACAAGACGgagccgttttatctttggggacgacacgccaatccgagagcactaccggggcatatctcgtcttgcggaaagagtactcctcgactcggcttaCATCTCTACGGTTTAtagttttgattattgttttgttatttcaaCTCAGTTTATTGTACTTTTATCTTCGTTCTTCATTTGGGTTGTATTACACCCGGTTAGTGTATCTTTGTATCACAGAATTATTCAAAGAAAAATCCAACAATCGCAAGATGAGATATACTTGCCGTTGAAGGAGTTTggactttaaattaaatctaaaactTTCGAAACTAATACCTTAGCGTGGAGATGGATCCCGTTGATGTGTTC
The nucleotide sequence above comes from Salvia hispanica cultivar TCC Black 2014 chromosome 5, UniMelb_Shisp_WGS_1.0, whole genome shotgun sequence. Encoded proteins:
- the LOC125190175 gene encoding putative late blight resistance protein homolog R1B-16, coding for MKQNKAATIKDAEQIGASSSAAGGLVGEKVFKILKCRRYLIIMDDIWSVEAWDEIRAILPDDGNGSRVMLTTRLTDVAAYPDPCSPLHEMRLMDENQSCHLLRKKVFGHQDCPLELERIVEEIARNCRGLPLAVVVVAGMLSAVGENLASWKAIAEDVRSAVTSKGQFENILSLSYTNLPHYLRPCFLYMGMFPEDHEIRVSKLILLWVAENFVRCPNGSKSLEEEAKECLEDLIRRNLVLVNKRKFDGEIKSCSLHDLMRDLCVRKAHEGKFFLDFRGWHDRRYFPLAIRENQHRVSVSPSGLPYLSKIDSLTIHTILCFHGRSIAHMLERFRLLRVLDLGDVYVRSLPYELFDLLHLVYLAMYYLGRIPAAISMLHNLQTLTLHSMNAWRHFKAHWDCLPQEIWTLPQLRHLVFYGRLPDPEERTTSSLENLQTLFLSSHAICSERILRMIPNLRKLEIYCSGCHPGQSFLNNLVLLHQLVDLKLHSSLRNEIFPKDMFTFPKTLKTLTLSRVPLPWEELTVVGSLPNLRMLKLTHWACKGDTWETTEGELTQLEFLLIEKSGLKLWITESSHFPMLKCLVLDDCWELSEVPEGIGEIPTLELIEVKGIVRMSLVESAKRILEEQKEWGNDNLLVRCMNRQ